Genomic DNA from Gemmatimonadota bacterium:
GCTGCGGGCGGGCAGGCACGTCATGAGCGAAACGGCCTGCAACGGCACGCTCGCCGAGGGGGTCGCCCTTTGCCGCGCCGTGGAGGAGTCCGGCCGGATCTACATGCTCGCCGAGAACTACCCCTACACGGTTTTCAACCAGGAAATGCACCGGCTCTACCGCGAAGGAGAGATCGGCGAGGTGACCTATGCAGAGGGCGAGTACAATCACCCCATGTCCCGGGACGACAGCCTGCGCCTTTCACCGGGTTTCGACCACTGGCGGGCGTGGATCCCATCCACCTATTACTGCACCCACGCCCTCGCACCCCTGGTCTATATCACCGATACGCGGCCGATCAGCGTGAATGCCCTGGCCATCTCCCGGCCCGAGCGCACCCTCACCCTCAGGAGGGGAGACCCCGGATCCGTCATCCTCTGCCGCATGGACAACGGCGCGGTCTTCCGGCTCTTCGGGCTTGGACTGCCCGGACACAGCAACTGGTATCGCGTGCACGGCGAGCGCGGCGCCATGGAGATCACCCGGGGACCGGGGTACTTCGGTCCGGGCGAGGTGCGGGTGTGGCACGAGCCGTGGCACGTGGCCCCCGGCGAGGAGGCGGAACGGGTCTACAAGCCGGACTGGCCGGAGCACGGCGATCTCGCCAGGCAGGCCGGGCACGGCGGCGGCGACTTCTGGACCAGCTTCCATTTCGCCCGCGCCATCCGCTCGGGCGACCAGCCCTTCCTGGACGTTTACCGCGGCGTGGCCATGTCCTCGGTGGGCATCCTGGCCTGGAAGAGCGCGCTGGAAGACGGGCGCCCTTTCGAGGTGCCCGATTTCAGGGACGAGGACGTCCGTAAATCCTGGGAGAACGACCACTGGTCGCCCTGGCCGAAGCATGCCGGACCGGGACAGCCTCCGCCCAGCATTCTGGGCCGTCGCGATCCGGATCCGGAGCATGTCCCGTACGCCCTGTGCCTATGGAAGGATATGGGTTACGAAGGGTAAAAAAGGCTTGCGTTTTGAGGGTCCGGCCGGTATTTTAGGACGGCTTTGGAAGAACGCGACCCCATCGTCTAGCCTGGCCAAGGACACCGCCCTTTCACGGCGGCAACACGGGTTCAAATCCCGTTGGGGTCATACCAAACAAACACAGCCGGATCAGGGGGTTGCGTGCATACGCGGCCCCCTTTTTTCGTCCAGTTGGACCCACCGGATCAGTGTGTGAACGGAACGGTCCGGATCACTTCGATCGTTCCTAATTCGGTAAACTGCCAGACCGCCACGAAGCCGGTGGCGAGGTCGCCGTTTTCGTCCCAGTCCAGCGGCATGGCCGCGCCTTCGTAGTTGACTGCGCCGCCTTCGGCCAGGATCTTCAGTCCATTCGCGATGCTGCCTGGCTCGGCGATGACGAGCTCGCCGGGCGGCCTGCCGATGATTCGCAGTTTGTCGCGGATGGCCGCCCCGTCCAGATCGCCGGCCGCCTGGGCCGCCAGGGCCAGCGCCACGGTCGCGTCATAGGCCTGTTTCACGTAGGGGTAGGGCGGAGGGTTCCCGTAGGCGCTCCTGTAAGCGTTCTCCCAGGCCACCGCGGAAGGCGTGTCCTGCGCCGCGCCGGGCGACGTTCCGCGCATGCCGGCGAGGTGCTCCGGACCGATCGACCGGAGCAGATCCAGGCTGCGGCCGGTGGGTCCGAAGATGAAGTGTTGAAAAAGCCCCATGTCCAGCGCCCCACGCACGATGGCTTCCTGCTGGGGCTGAAAGGCGAGGACGACGAGGGCCTGCGCCTGGAACTCCTCATCCAGGATGATCCCCTTGCTTTCATTCAATTCATCCGCGAACGTGGTTTGGGCGGGATCGACAGCGACCCTGTTCAGCTTGCCGTCCCAGGTGCCTTCGAAGGCATCCGCCAGCCCCCGGCCCCAGACGTCGTCGCGGTAGATCATGCCCACGTTGCCGAATCCCTGTTCGAGCGTGAGCTTGGCAAGGACCGGGCCCTGGTCTTGGTCGGACAGGGTCGTGCGGAACAGAAAATCGTCGTCCATGGCGTCCGTGAGCGAGGGAGAAGAAGAGGCCGGGGATATCACGGGAATGCCGGCATCCGCGGTCACGTTCTCCACGACGGCAAGCGTAGAAGAACTTGCCCAGGCGCCTACGATCGCGTGGACACCGTCCTTCTCGACCAGGTCCATCGCCTCGGATACCGCCGTGTCCCTGTCCAGCTCTGTATCGGCCACCAGGCCCACGACCGGCTCGCCCAGCACACCCTCCTCGTTGATATGCCGAATCGCCATTTCGAATCCCCGCCGCATGGGTATGCCGTGTTCCGATCCGCCCGCGGTCAAATCAATCAACAGGCCGATCTTAAGGGCGGGTTTTTCGACCGGCTCGGCCGGCTCCGGAGCTACCGGATCCTTCTTGCCGCACGCCACCAGTATCGCGAGCGCCAGACTGGCCGCCAGCCATGATTCCGTTGAGAAGAACGTTCTACGCATACCGCGCATCTTCATGCCTCCTGCTGACACAGCCCATCCCGTCAAGTAATTCCGATTCCGGGTTGCGGATTCGCAACAGAGTAGATATACAGCGTACCGTTTGTCCTGTCATCTCTTTTCTTATCTGTCGCGCAGGCAACGACTTGAGCCTGCGTCGCCCTACCGCTGAATTGCCTTGCCGCTTCGGCCTCCGGGGCATACATTGAACGCCATGCCCGACCATGACGCCGTTTCCTCGAAACCGGCCGACAACGATGTTCCGCCCTCCCGGGTTCTCCGCCACGTCTGGGCCATCGCCTGGCCCGTCGTCGTCGCTTCGCTGATCGACGCCACCGAAGGTCTCGTTGACATATATCTCGTGGGATTCCTCGGTCCCGCGGCGATCTCCGCCATCGGCATGAGCCGGCAGATCGTCTTTATCGTCATGGTCATGGCCATTTCGATCACGGGCGGCACGCGGACGCTGGTGGCTCAATACTATGGGGCCGACAGGCACGGGGACGTCAGCCGGACCGGCCAGCAGGCCCTCCTGATGGGCACCTGCCTGGCCCTGGGTCTCGCGGGCGTCAGCATCGTCCTAACCCGGCCCGCGCTGGTCCTCCTCGGCGCCCCGGACGAAGTGCTGGACCACGGCATCCTGTTCCTGAGGCTCTACTTCGCCGGCATGGTCTTCATGATCCTGAACTACGTCATGAGCGCCATTTTCGGGGGTGTCGGCGATACCCGCACCCCGCTGAAGATTTCCGTAATCGTCATTATCGTGAAATGCGTGACCTCTTACGGATTCATATTCGGCGCCTGGGGATTGCCCGCGCTGGGTGTGGCCGGTGCGGCCGTGGGAATGATCGTGTCCCGGCTTGCCGGGTGCGTCATCGGTCTCGCGATCCTGGTCCGGGGACACGGCCAGGTGCGTCTTCCCCGCAACTGGCGCGTTAAACCGGACTGGAGCATCATGTCCCGCATGCTCGATATCGGTCTTCCCTCCGGCGCGTCCGGTTTCTTCCGCAATGGCGCGCGCGTGCTCCTCTACCGCGTGGTATCGGGGGTAAGTCGGCCCACGGCCGCCATCGCGGCCCTGACCATGGGGTTTCAGATCCGCCTCTTTGCGATCATGCCCGCGCTCGCCTTCTCGGTCGCGGCGACCTCCCTGGTCGGGCAGCGGCTCGGCGGTCGCCAGATCCGGGCGGCGGACCAGTACGGGGGACAGACCATCCTGCTTTGCATGATCCTGATCGCGATCGGTTCGGCGTTGATCTGGTTGTTCGCCAACGCGATCTCGGCCGTTTTCACGACGGACGAAACGGTCCTCGGCATCAGCTCCGTCATGCTGCGCTTCTTCGCCATCGCCCAGGTTTTCTCCGCGCTGTCCATCGTGGCGAGCGGCGTGCTGGCCGGCGGCGGCGAGACCCGGCCTTCCCTCTACTACACCCTCTTCTCCCAGTGGGGCATCATGCTGGTGTTTTCCTACGTCCTGGCCTTTCCCCTGGGGCTCGACGTGACGGGCATCTGGATCGCCTGGCTCGCCGCGGCCGTGTTGCAGGGACTGCTCACGCTCAGACGTTTCTTCAAGGGAACCTGGAAAAGGGCGGTGATCTGAGGGAGAGGCCGGTTCGTGGGGAACGGGGACGGGAGGTCCGGAAACGGGTTTACGATCCAGGCAGGCGCCGGCCTACGCGCCGCCGGGCTGCGCATCGGTAATCCCGGGTTACGCGCCGCCGGGCTGCGCATCGGCAATCCCGGGGTCAGGCGTATTCTCGAAGGGTCCGGATGCCTTCGGCAATGCCGTCCGGATGCTTGAAGACGGCCGTGGCGGCCACCAGGACGTTTACGCCCGCCGCCACGACGGCCGGCGTGGTGTCGGCGTTCACGCCGCCGTCCACCTCCAGGTCGCAGGCGATTCCCCGGTCCGTTATGGTATCCCGGATCCCGCGGATCTTCGGCAGCATGGATTCGATGAACCGCTGTCCCGAGAATCCCGGGTTGACGGACATGACCAGGACGAGATCGAGATCGTCGATGATCCCGTCGAGGACCTGGGCGGGCGTCGCCGGATTCAGGGCGACTCCGGCCTGCCTGCCCTGCTCCCGGACGGACTGCACCACGCGGTGAAGATGGGTCGTGTTTTCCTGGTGCACGATGATCACGTCCGCCCCGGCTTCCATGAAGACATCGACGTACCGGTCCGGGTCCTCGATCATCAGGTGGGCTTCCAGCGGCAGGTCCGTGAGGGAGTTGATGGCCTCGACGATGAAGGGCCCCATGGATATGTTCGGGACGAACCGGCCATCCATCACATCGATATGTATCCGGTCCGCGCCCGCGTCTTCCACGGCGCGGACCTGATCGGCGAGGCGGGTGAAGTCCGCGGACAGGATGGATGGAGAGATCTGGGTCATGGCCGTCCCCCGTTCTTGTTCTGTTCCACGTGACCGCCGAACTGGTGACGCAGGGCCGAAAGCACCCGCGCCGCGTAGGATTCGTCCTGCCGCGACTGGAACCTCGTGAAGAGCGAGGCCGTGAGCACGTGGGCGGGCACGTCTTCCTCGATGGCCGTCTGCACCGTCCACCGGCCCTCCCCCGAGTCCTGCACGTACCCGGAAAAGGTCGACAGGTCCCGGTCCTCCCGCAGGGCGATCTCGAGCAGGTCCAGCAGCCAGGAACTGACCACGCTTCCGTGCCGCCAGACCTCGGCTATGTCGTGCAGGTCCAGGTCGTATCGATGGCGCGCGTCCACGCGGTCGGACCCCGACTCGCGCAGAATCTCAAGTCCCTCGGCGAAGGCCTGCATCATGCCGTATTCGATCCCGTTGTGGATCATCTTCACGAAATGCCCCGAACCCGCCGGTCCCACGTGCACGTAGCCTCTTCGGGCAGTGGAACCTGAAGTATCGACCATACCTGGGGCGTCGCGTCTCTGCGTTGCGTCACCCTTGCCGGGACCGGGGGCCAGCGTCTCGAACAGCGGGTCCAGGCGTTCGACGATCTCCGCGGGGCCGCCGATGGTCATGCAATAACCCCGCTCGAGGCCCCATACGCCGCCGCTGGTGCCCACGTCGACATAGTGCAGATTCCTGGCGGCCAGTTTCCCGGCGCGGGCGACGTCGTCCTTGAAATAGGTATTCCCGCCGTCGATGACGGTGTCGCCCGGAGACAGCAGGCCGGCCAGTTCGCCAATGGTCTCTTCCGTGGCGTCGCCGGCCGGTACCATGACCCAGACCGTGCGGGGCGCTTCGAGGCCGGCAACGAGATCATACAGGGTCGGGGAACCCGCGGCGCCATCCTTTATCACCTCGTCGACCGCCTCGCTGCTGCGGTCGTACGCGATGACATGGTGACCGCCCCGCAACAGCCGCCGGGTCATGTTGCCGCCCATCCGGCCGAGTCCGACCATGCCCAGTTGCATGCATTCCTCCCCGGACGCCGGCGAACGCGCGTCCCGCCACGGGATACCGGTTTCCCTTGCCTCGATCGATTCCGGCCGGAATCTAGGCCGGCTGCAACCGTTTCTGTTCGATGGCGTCTATCAGTTTCACGAAGGGGTCCACGAATTTCTTCACCCCTTCTTCGACGAGCTGGTCCGCGACCCGGTTCATCGAAATCCCGGCTTTTTCGACGCCGGCCATGATCGACTCGGCTTTGCCGATATCCGCCTCCAGCGTATCGGAAAGGCGCCCGTGGTCGCGGAAGGCGTTCAGCGTTTCATCGGGCAGCGTATTGATGGTGTCCCTGCCGATCAGCTCTTCTACGTACAACACGTCCCGGTAGTCCGGGTTCTTGGTACTCGTGCTGGCCCACAGGAGCCGCTGGGTCCTCGCACCCTTCCGCGCCAGCGACTTCCAGCGCGGTGTCGCGTACAGTGCCTTGTACCGCTGGTAGGTCGTCTTTCCGTTGGCGATGGCCGTTTTTCCGACCAGATCCATGAACATGGCACGTTTCCCCGGGTCGGCTGACTGCGCCGCCCGTTCCGCCAGCAAAGCGTCGACCAGCGTGTCTATCCTGCTGATAAAGAAACTGGCCACGCTGGCGATTCCGCTGATCCGCCCTCCGGCCGCGTGCCGGTCTTCCAACCCGCCGATATAGGCTTCGGCCACCTCTTCGTATACGTCCCTGGAAAACAGCAGCGTCACGTTGACGTTCAGCCCTTCGCCGATCAACTGCCGTATGGCCGGAATACCCGCCCTGGTCGCCGGTACCTTGATCATGACGTTCCCGCGGTCCACCGCCTTCCACAGTCGTCTGGCCTCCGCGATGGTACCGACGGTGTCATCGGCCAGTTCCGGCGACACCTCCAGGCTCACGTAACCGTCGG
This window encodes:
- a CDS encoding Gfo/Idh/MocA family oxidoreductase, with the protein product MSNHPIRVGVVGVGRGKSFAQSASGAVGMELVALCDTWEERLRELAGELSVAAYTDYDEFLAHDMDAVVLANYFNEHAPFAIKALRAGRHVMSETACNGTLAEGVALCRAVEESGRIYMLAENYPYTVFNQEMHRLYREGEIGEVTYAEGEYNHPMSRDDSLRLSPGFDHWRAWIPSTYYCTHALAPLVYITDTRPISVNALAISRPERTLTLRRGDPGSVILCRMDNGAVFRLFGLGLPGHSNWYRVHGERGAMEITRGPGYFGPGEVRVWHEPWHVAPGEEAERVYKPDWPEHGDLARQAGHGGGDFWTSFHFARAIRSGDQPFLDVYRGVAMSSVGILAWKSALEDGRPFEVPDFRDEDVRKSWENDHWSPWPKHAGPGQPPPSILGRRDPDPEHVPYALCLWKDMGYEG
- a CDS encoding ABC transporter substrate-binding protein, translated to MRGMRRTFFSTESWLAASLALAILVACGKKDPVAPEPAEPVEKPALKIGLLIDLTAGGSEHGIPMRRGFEMAIRHINEEGVLGEPVVGLVADTELDRDTAVSEAMDLVEKDGVHAIVGAWASSSTLAVVENVTADAGIPVISPASSSPSLTDAMDDDFLFRTTLSDQDQGPVLAKLTLEQGFGNVGMIYRDDVWGRGLADAFEGTWDGKLNRVAVDPAQTTFADELNESKGIILDEEFQAQALVVLAFQPQQEAIVRGALDMGLFQHFIFGPTGRSLDLLRSIGPEHLAGMRGTSPGAAQDTPSAVAWENAYRSAYGNPPPYPYVKQAYDATVALALAAQAAGDLDGAAIRDKLRIIGRPPGELVIAEPGSIANGLKILAEGGAVNYEGAAMPLDWDENGDLATGFVAVWQFTELGTIEVIRTVPFTH
- a CDS encoding MATE family efflux transporter, which produces MPDHDAVSSKPADNDVPPSRVLRHVWAIAWPVVVASLIDATEGLVDIYLVGFLGPAAISAIGMSRQIVFIVMVMAISITGGTRTLVAQYYGADRHGDVSRTGQQALLMGTCLALGLAGVSIVLTRPALVLLGAPDEVLDHGILFLRLYFAGMVFMILNYVMSAIFGGVGDTRTPLKISVIVIIVKCVTSYGFIFGAWGLPALGVAGAAVGMIVSRLAGCVIGLAILVRGHGQVRLPRNWRVKPDWSIMSRMLDIGLPSGASGFFRNGARVLLYRVVSGVSRPTAAIAALTMGFQIRLFAIMPALAFSVAATSLVGQRLGGRQIRAADQYGGQTILLCMILIAIGSALIWLFANAISAVFTTDETVLGISSVMLRFFAIAQVFSALSIVASGVLAGGGETRPSLYYTLFSQWGIMLVFSYVLAFPLGLDVTGIWIAWLAAAVLQGLLTLRRFFKGTWKRAVI
- the rpe gene encoding ribulose-phosphate 3-epimerase, whose protein sequence is MTQISPSILSADFTRLADQVRAVEDAGADRIHIDVMDGRFVPNISMGPFIVEAINSLTDLPLEAHLMIEDPDRYVDVFMEAGADVIIVHQENTTHLHRVVQSVREQGRQAGVALNPATPAQVLDGIIDDLDLVLVMSVNPGFSGQRFIESMLPKIRGIRDTITDRGIACDLEVDGGVNADTTPAVVAAGVNVLVAATAVFKHPDGIAEGIRTLREYA
- the gnd gene encoding decarboxylating 6-phosphogluconate dehydrogenase → MPWRDARSPASGEECMQLGMVGLGRMGGNMTRRLLRGGHHVIAYDRSSEAVDEVIKDGAAGSPTLYDLVAGLEAPRTVWVMVPAGDATEETIGELAGLLSPGDTVIDGGNTYFKDDVARAGKLAARNLHYVDVGTSGGVWGLERGYCMTIGGPAEIVERLDPLFETLAPGPGKGDATQRRDAPGMVDTSGSTARRGYVHVGPAGSGHFVKMIHNGIEYGMMQAFAEGLEILRESGSDRVDARHRYDLDLHDIAEVWRHGSVVSSWLLDLLEIALREDRDLSTFSGYVQDSGEGRWTVQTAIEEDVPAHVLTASLFTRFQSRQDESYAARVLSALRHQFGGHVEQNKNGGRP
- the tal gene encoding transaldolase, with the translated sequence MANPLIQLARHGQSFWLDNISRDLISSGRLRRLIEEDGLKGMTSNPAIFEKAIAGSTDYDADIGLMATQDRNAVEIYEALAISDIREAADQLAAVYDATDGADGYVSLEVSPELADDTVGTIAEARRLWKAVDRGNVMIKVPATRAGIPAIRQLIGEGLNVNVTLLFSRDVYEEVAEAYIGGLEDRHAAGGRISGIASVASFFISRIDTLVDALLAERAAQSADPGKRAMFMDLVGKTAIANGKTTYQRYKALYATPRWKSLARKGARTQRLLWASTSTKNPDYRDVLYVEELIGRDTINTLPDETLNAFRDHGRLSDTLEADIGKAESIMAGVEKAGISMNRVADQLVEEGVKKFVDPFVKLIDAIEQKRLQPA